The Manduca sexta isolate Smith_Timp_Sample1 unplaced genomic scaffold, JHU_Msex_v1.0 HiC_scaffold_849, whole genome shotgun sequence genome contains the following window.
GTACAACAACGTGTGAGTAATGCTTTACGTCATCGACCATTGACTCTCTCGTAGTTCTTCTTCCGAACGTTACTTATAGTGGGTTACTCTTGCAGCAATGGACACGGCGCTACTCTTACAAACACACATATACCCAGCTTCGGTGACAAGCTGACGGCAGCCGGCAAGTTGAACGTGTTCCATAACGACAACCACAACCTAGACGTGAAGGCGTTGGCCACCAGGACCATGCCGGATATTCCACACGCGCCCGACTTCAACACCTTCGGCGGCGGCGTCGACTACATGTTCAAGTGAGTATGAGCTGGTCTCTAGTTGTTGTTCGTCAGCCCTCTGCTAGCATGTGGCAGTAGTGACGGTGGTTGTGCTCTCGTGTTTCAGGGACAGGTGGGCGCGTCGGCGAGCGCTGCGCACACGCCTCTCTTCGACCGCAACGACTACTCCGTGGGCGGCAAGCTGAACCTGTTCCGCGACAAGACCACCTCGCTCGACTTCAACGCCGACTACAAGAAGTTCGAGATGCCCAACTTCAAGTCCGACTGGACACCCAACATCGGCTTCTCATTTAGCAAGTTTTGGTAGTTCAGTATTAAGGCGGAGTttcaaaaacagaaaaataaaaccatttctGTGATATTTCGTTTTTGCAAACAAAaagttgtaattttaatgttgagtattttataccaatatatttaaatatttttaaataaataagtataaattattactttgtattattaAGACTTATACTAGCaattattgcattataataCCTATCTACTTCCCTAACACCCTAATACCGACTCGAGTTTTATAGTAATATCACATGTTCCACATTGTCCCAAGGACAGCAGGAACGGCAAGAAGATTTATTTTACCGAGATTTAATAAATCACATAATTCCCAGTAAATTAAATTACCCATAAGTAACAGCCTTCAAACTAGTACACTAGAATAGTATAAAGCTAATCTTGAACTGACTTCAACTATTCAGGGTCAGCAATGCCTTAattcgatattttataatataaagttactGATACATTTGATAAGGAGATGAAACACTAATCATGAGGCGAGGGACTAGTTCATGTCGTCACTGGGTTGTATATATAACAAGCTTTTGCTTGCGTCTCCGCCCGTGTTAGAAAATTTATCCGGGACAAAgatttgctatatattttcctgggataaaaagtagtctgtccttcccaggatctcaaactatatccTTAGCAAATtacatcgaaatccgttgggtagtttttgagtttatcacattCAGACTGGTAGACAGATGCGACAGGtactttgctttataatatatttttagaagatTTTAAGAGGAATTATttcgtcatacattattgtcgcgtaattttaatagttaacgTAGTGCAAGCAAAGGAAACtcataaaaggaataaattttctctATATTTGGAACATTTTCTATTGATGCTCCGTTCCTGTTGATCAtagtgtgatgttatatagcctatggccttcctcgataaatggactATCCAATTTTCAATACGAAGCAGTCatttctga
Protein-coding sequences here:
- the LOC115447389 gene encoding LOW QUALITY PROTEIN: defense protein 3 (The sequence of the model RefSeq protein was modified relative to this genomic sequence to represent the inferred CDS: substituted 1 base at 1 genomic stop codon); the protein is MSLSCLFLVALALVGAESRHIDKDVVLVPMMVSRVRRDTHGSVTVNSDGTSGAVLKVPFAGDDKNVFSAIGGLDLDKNLKMSSATAGLAYNNVNGHGATLTNTHIPSFGDKLTAAGKLNVFHNDNHNLDVKALATRTMPDIPHAPDFNTFGGGVDYMFKXGQVGASASAAHTPLFDRNDYSVGGKLNLFRDKTTSLDFNADYKKFEMPNFKSDWTPNIGFSFSKFW